In the genome of Montipora foliosa isolate CH-2021 chromosome 3, ASM3666993v2, whole genome shotgun sequence, one region contains:
- the LOC137995626 gene encoding adenosine receptor A1-like: MESENVNGEQTFNSAFPEIRIALITTVVVVSFIILAGNLLTVVSILCFTKRKSTFSFLLVTISLIDILNILGPNVVSLFVFFDKGNNFYKYFTLCRLQAWSIVFLRCAATLAITLLGLDRFFITLTPHFYRKQWKGKLFVAFFFGKWIISAFIATWPLLWLDGFHVSKDTGYTFCLFLYENPVAGFFVVFLMCLLLVSCLCFYAIFSTSNKGSFSTKLRKDDEFSFSAKQREVSHLADPTDNKDLTILAALVVAVYFCCLLPWMIAITLGTLSVDYPSLFGLFALQLPLVSSLLNPLIYGIRWLPYRRAYHRALRWPWTKCCNRKFKKSSRSRSHNFNCTTSAGHSFWISDGFVEADADHENAFHVLFSSTSYIKPLDFNLDELEMFEQNSRYTNMAPLSISNGQKPITMKDTPWRAGGNHFQNILDFIEAKTGGNHITRNNKCANEADIPSAETRQNHTSAYTRSVHKREPAVPGHASDLELSLFGQNTSDVPSVERCDKQKHSATCSCLGKSKYYPVERKNREMESLMPDTIENLTSRDALPTDVHL, translated from the exons ATGGAATCAGAGAATGTTAATGGGGAACAAACATTCAACAGTGCATTTCCAGAGATTCGTATTGCTTTAATAACTACAGTGGTTGTAGTGTCGTTCATTATATTAGCAGGAAACCTGTTAACTGTTGTTAGCATTTTGTGTTTCACAAAACGAAAAAGTACCTTCAGTTTTCTTCTCGTCACGATCTCTTTGATAgacattttaaatattttgggACCAAATGTAGTCTCTTTGTTCGTGTTTTTTGACAAAGGAAACAATTTCTACAAGTACTTTACTTTGTGCAGACTTCAAGCATGGAGTATCGTGTTTCTTCGTTGTGCTGCCACATTAGCAATTACTCTTCTCGGACTAGATAGATTTTTCATTACTTTAACACCGCACTTTTATCGAAAACAATGGAAAGGAAAGTTGTTCGTTGcatttttctttggaaaatgGATAATCTCCGCGTTTATAGCGACGTGGCCTCTGCTGTGGTTAGACGGTTTCCACGTTTCCAAGGATACAGGATATACTTTTTGCCTGTTCCTGTACGAAAATCCTGTGGCGGGATTTTTCGTCGTTTTCCTCATGTGTTTGTTGTTAGTCAGTTGCTTGTGTTTTTACGCAATATTCAGCACATCGAACAAGGGATCGTTCAGTACCAAGTTGAGAAAAGATGACGAGTTCAGCTTTTCTGCTAAACAGCGTGAAGTTTCCCACTTGGCGGACCCTACTGACAACAAAGATCTCACTATTTTAGCAGCTTTGGTCGTTGCTGTTTATTTCTGTTGCTTGTTGCCTTGGATG ATAGCCATTACACTTGGTACCCTTTCAGTGGACTATCCTTCGCTGTTCGGCTTGTTTGCGCTCCAATTACCACTGGTCAGCAGTCTCTTGAACCCTTTGATATACGGTATCAGGTGGCTTCCTTACAGAAGAGCATACCATCGGGCACTGAGGTGGCCTTGGACAAAATGCTGCAacaggaaatttaaaaaatcatcGCGTTCAAGGTCGCATAACTTTAACT GCACAACAAGCGCTGGCCACAGCTTCTGGATATCGGATGGTTTTGTAGAGGCCGACGCTGATCATGAAAACGCTTTTCACGTTCTTTTTAGTAGCACCTCGTACATTAAGCCACTCGACTTCAACTTAGATGAGCTGGAAATGTTCGAGCAAAATTCAAGATACACCAATATGGCGCCCTTGTCAATATCCAATGGCCAAAAACCTATTACAATGAAAGATACGCCGTGGCGGGCGGGTGGAAAtcattttcagaatatattGGATTTCATCGAGGCCAAGACGGGAGGAAATCATATAACTAGAAATAACAAATGCGCAAATGAGGCTGACATACCTAGCGCAGAGACTCGTCAAAATCATACCAGTGCATACACTCGGTCCGTACATAAACGTGAACCTGCGGTACCAGGTCATGCAAGTGACCTCGAGTTATCtctttttggacaaaacactTCAGATGTCCCGAGTGTTGAGCGGTGCGATAAACAAAAACATAGTGCTACATGCTCCTGTCTTGGAAAATCAAAATACTACCCTGTGGAAAGGAAAAATCGCGAGATGGAGTCATTAATGCCTGACACAATAGAGAATCTTACCTCTAGAGATGCACTTCCTACAGACGTACACCTTTAA
- the LOC137996238 gene encoding major facilitator superfamily domain-containing protein 6-like: protein MEDEDTKRKAGREISRQSSQDTSQLSSMLYKCYYFLFYIGIGSSFPYIALYFKQLGLTAGQTGAVLGLRFLTKFIGSPIWGILGDKYKIHKVILLASLVSFTAGNLMFIAVQPQKQMCLETRANRTVTKALLFTPNGIVLGQEIGNSSDARNHFANKNFTAFARKIDEHEIKQIFIIFLTIVLIFQIIGSVDFAMTDALLVVFLRENVKKFGTFRIWGEFGVAVGSFLVGGVISLYKSKVCGEVVENYHISFYFFAGFSTLAIINVLFLEVKYQDDKSSDHPIFNASETFELLCGGNFIIIIIVTCYFGILNGMQENFGPWYLDDLGAQPYMVGVASGLRYCFALLGYVSSGMCIDRIGLVSTAAGCLLLYVAVFLGLAFVLNPWLGVVLQSIQGLLYGLGWSSCVVFGGTVSLQSGSYATVQDK from the coding sequence ATGGAGGACGAGGATACCAAGCGGAAAGCAGGAAGAGAAATTTCAAGACAGTCTTCACAAGACACGTCACAACTGTCCTCTATGTTGTATAAATgttattatttcttattttacatTGGCATCGGAAGTTCATTTCCTTATatagctttgtatttcaaaCAACTTGGACTTACGGCTGGTCAAACGGGTGCTGTACTTGGGTTGCGATTCTTAACAAAATTTATCGGCTCACCAATATGGGGAATACTTGGTGACAAGTACAAAATACATAAAGTTATTCTACTTGCCTCACTGGTGTCATTCACAGCCGGAAACTTAATGTTTATTGCTGTTCAACCACAAAAGCAAATGTGTCTCGAAACCAGAGCAAACAGAACAGTGACAAAGGCATTATTATTCACTCCTAACGGAATCGTACTGGGACAAGAGATAGGCAATAGCAGTGATGCAAGAAATCACTTTGCAAACAAGAACTTCACTGCGTTTGCTCGTAAAATCGATGAACACGAGATCAAGCAAATCTTCATCATTTTTCTGaccattgttttgattttccaaATTATCGGATCTGTCGATTTTGCCATGACAGATGCATTGTTGGTTGTTTTCCTTCGAGAAAACGTAAAGAAATTCGGAACTTTCCGAATATGGGGCGAGTTTGGAGTCGCTGTTGGTTCGTTTTTGGTCGGAGGAGTAATCAGTCTTTACAAATCGAAAGTTTGTGGGGAGGTAGTGGAGAACTACCAtatttcattttacttttttgCCGGTTTTAGCACACTTGCAATAATCAATGTTCTCTTTCTGGAAGTAAAGTACCAAGATGACAAATCATCCGACCATCCCATTTTCAATGCTTCTGAAACGTTTGAGCTTCTTTGCGGTGGtaacttcatcatcatcattattgtgaCATGCTACTTCGGTATCCTGAATGGAATGCAAGAGAACTTTGGACCATGGTACTTAGATGACCTCGGAGCTCAGCCATACATGGTCGGTGTCGCATCTGGTCTGCGTTactgctttgctttgcttggTTATGTTTCTTCAGGAATGTGCATCGATAGAATTGGACTTGTTTCCACTGCTGCTGGGTGTTTATTACTCTATGTAGCAGTATTCTTGGGTCTCGCCTTTGTACTCAATCCCTGGCTAGGTGTGGTACTACAAAGTATTCAGGGACTGTTGTACGGACTCGGTTGGTCTTCCTGTGTCGTATTTGGTGGGACTGTTTCGTTGCAATCCGGTTCCTATGCCACGGTGCAAGATAAGTAA